A window from Leptospira meyeri encodes these proteins:
- the creD gene encoding cell envelope integrity protein CreD, with the protein MSKLQTSVNLRLAILGGMVLLFIIPLVMIGSLIEERSASRDQAVVEVGEKWGSNQTIVGPILMVPYNVRIPKSGSTKEKDKWDYITDYAYFLPDELDSVVEMKTELRKRSIYEIPLYTSKMRLFGKFSPMYSSDFPLDTTYIYWDDARIILSVSDMKGLGGEMKLLWSGKEKKFLPGTKSSYLPSGLNASANITEAGNFIPFEIQLEVKGSEAFSVVPIGKKSKLVMSSDWRDPSFNGNFLPKDRSIQDDGFSAVWESSYFARSYPQVIHSMDESILNSIINSAYGVNLVIPVDHYLKMERSVKYGLLFIVTSFALFFLMEVFGGVLLHPIQYILIGSAMVLFYILNLSFSEHFGFLAAYILSSFAVTGLIGYYAISVLKNKKKGLITASYYLVLYSFLYVILASEDQALLLGSLALFLVLAAVMHFTRKVDWYQFGNKKEV; encoded by the coding sequence ATGAGTAAACTACAAACATCTGTTAACCTTCGTTTGGCCATCCTGGGTGGGATGGTTTTATTATTTATCATCCCACTGGTGATGATTGGTTCTTTGATAGAAGAAAGAAGTGCATCGAGAGACCAAGCTGTAGTTGAGGTTGGGGAAAAATGGGGATCCAATCAAACCATTGTTGGTCCTATTTTGATGGTCCCTTATAACGTAAGAATCCCAAAGTCAGGTTCCACAAAGGAAAAAGACAAGTGGGATTACATTACCGATTATGCATATTTTTTACCGGATGAATTGGATTCAGTCGTTGAGATGAAAACAGAACTACGTAAAAGAAGTATCTATGAAATTCCGCTATACACAAGTAAGATGAGGCTTTTTGGTAAATTTTCGCCGATGTATTCATCTGACTTTCCTTTAGATACAACATACATTTATTGGGATGATGCTCGAATCATTCTTTCTGTGTCTGATATGAAGGGGCTTGGAGGTGAAATGAAATTGTTGTGGTCAGGAAAAGAGAAAAAGTTTTTACCTGGAACCAAGTCTTCTTATCTACCTTCAGGACTGAATGCTTCCGCAAACATTACCGAAGCGGGAAATTTTATTCCCTTTGAAATTCAATTAGAAGTCAAAGGTTCGGAAGCTTTTTCAGTTGTTCCGATTGGAAAAAAATCTAAATTAGTGATGAGTTCTGATTGGAGAGATCCTTCTTTTAATGGAAACTTTTTACCAAAAGATCGTTCGATCCAAGATGATGGATTTTCGGCTGTATGGGAGTCATCATACTTTGCAAGATCTTATCCACAAGTGATCCACTCTATGGATGAATCCATTCTGAATTCGATAATAAATTCTGCTTATGGAGTGAACTTAGTCATTCCTGTCGACCATTATTTAAAAATGGAGAGATCAGTTAAGTATGGTTTACTCTTTATTGTCACAAGTTTTGCCTTATTTTTCCTAATGGAAGTGTTTGGTGGAGTTCTGTTACATCCTATCCAATACATTCTGATTGGATCTGCTATGGTTTTGTTTTATATTTTAAACTTATCGTTTTCTGAACATTTTGGGTTTTTAGCCGCTTATATTTTGTCAAGTTTCGCCGTAACTGGTCTCATTGGCTACTATGCCATCAGTGTTTTAAAAAATAAAAAGAAAGGTCTGATCACCGCTTCCTATTATTTGGTTTTATATTCGTTTTTGTATGTAATCCTTGCTTCTGAAGACCAAGCCTTGCTTCTAGGATCGTTGGCTTTGTTTTTGGTTCTTGCTGCAGTGATGCATTTCACTCGCAAAGTGGATTGGTATCAGTTCGGGAATAAGAAGGAAGTTTAA
- the creC gene encoding two-component system sensor histidine kinase CreC: protein MLSIGFYYLIDKTEESIRPRYMETVEESLNDTAHILSAIVEERLEQNPKDINHFKLSLHTLFSPVFENTNKRSFEAKIYSLLKTNTDIQLYITDKNGIVVYDSESYREGLDYSRFNDVYLTLQGKYGARSSKLLDTEGEGALFVASPIRFKNQMIGVLTVIKPKTGVIPFIDEAKRKFWRISLLVASAIAILFSLLAYLSFRPILRLSQYVSSLRKKEKVVFPKIGIRELNELGKEVDLLVEEIEGKKYIESYIQTLTHEIKSPLSSILASVELLQSHPNESDRLTKNIHEEAKRIQNLIEQMLELSSLEGKKTIILEDRVFLYDLVQEVIANFKSELEWKSIQIFTECKNKLLEMKGNRNYLYLTVENLLRNSIDFAKKNDTICIRIEEKPDHSIDFSVMDEGHSIPDFALDRITEKFYSLPRPTNNRKSSGLGLSIVSQIVDLHSGKLKVQNRSPRGVEVLIQFPKI, encoded by the coding sequence ATCCTAAGTATCGGTTTTTATTATTTAATCGATAAAACAGAAGAATCCATTCGGCCTCGTTACATGGAGACGGTTGAGGAATCTTTGAATGACACAGCTCATATTTTGTCTGCTATTGTCGAAGAGCGATTAGAACAAAATCCAAAAGACATTAATCATTTTAAGTTATCCCTTCATACCTTGTTTTCTCCCGTGTTTGAGAATACAAACAAACGTTCATTTGAAGCAAAAATTTATTCGTTATTAAAAACTAATACAGACATCCAGCTATATATTACGGATAAAAATGGCATTGTGGTCTATGACTCTGAATCTTATCGAGAAGGTCTCGACTATTCAAGGTTTAATGATGTTTACTTGACTCTTCAAGGTAAGTATGGAGCAAGGTCTAGTAAATTACTTGATACGGAAGGCGAAGGTGCTTTGTTTGTGGCTTCTCCTATACGATTCAAAAATCAAATGATCGGGGTCCTTACTGTCATCAAACCAAAAACAGGTGTGATTCCATTCATTGATGAAGCTAAAAGAAAGTTTTGGCGTATTTCTTTACTTGTGGCTTCTGCCATTGCCATCCTTTTTAGTTTGCTTGCTTATTTGAGTTTCCGTCCTATTTTGCGTTTGTCACAGTATGTGAGTTCTTTACGAAAAAAGGAAAAGGTTGTATTTCCAAAGATAGGAATTCGTGAATTGAATGAGTTAGGGAAAGAAGTCGATTTGTTAGTCGAAGAGATTGAAGGTAAAAAATATATAGAATCTTATATACAAACCCTTACTCATGAGATCAAAAGTCCTCTATCCTCCATCTTAGCATCTGTTGAGCTTTTACAATCTCATCCGAATGAATCAGACCGTTTGACAAAAAATATTCACGAAGAGGCAAAACGAATTCAAAATCTCATTGAGCAAATGTTAGAGCTTTCTTCCTTAGAAGGAAAAAAAACAATCATCTTGGAAGACAGGGTATTTTTATATGATCTCGTACAGGAGGTAATTGCCAATTTCAAATCCGAACTAGAGTGGAAGTCCATTCAGATTTTTACCGAATGCAAAAATAAACTTTTGGAAATGAAAGGAAATCGCAACTATTTGTATTTAACCGTCGAAAACTTACTCAGAAACTCGATCGACTTTGCAAAAAAAAACGATACCATTTGCATTCGAATTGAGGAAAAACCAGACCATTCGATCGATTTTTCTGTAATGGATGAAGGGCATTCGATTCCTGATTTTGCATTGGATCGAATCACAGAAAAGTTTTATTCCCTGCCCCGTCCTACTAACAATCGAAAGAGTTCTGGTTTAGGACTTAGCATTGTTAGTCAAATTGTAGATTTACATAGTGGGAAATTGAAAGTCCAGAATCGAAGTCCTCGCGGCGTTGAAGTTTTGATTCAGTTTCCAAAAATATAG
- a CDS encoding response regulator, whose translation MTKILLIEDEPGIQETIQISLESEGFNVFLASTGKQGIEKISNDISLIILDIGLPDQNGFEVLKEIRKEYLTPVIFLTARNTEIDKVLGLEIGADDYIVKPFSPRELLARIRAILRRSTPTQTKNLEDQKLRISLDKKLVYFNGYNLNLSPYEYKTMELFFKWPGRIFTREEIMDSVWTEPEDSFDRAVDTVIKNIRARFKEIEPDFDPIETRRGQGYGLKEKI comes from the coding sequence ATGACCAAGATACTTTTAATTGAAGATGAACCAGGAATTCAAGAAACCATTCAAATTTCATTAGAGTCAGAAGGATTCAATGTTTTTTTAGCCTCTACCGGAAAACAAGGAATTGAAAAAATTTCAAATGATATATCTTTAATCATCCTTGATATCGGACTTCCTGATCAAAATGGATTTGAAGTATTGAAAGAAATTCGAAAAGAATATTTAACGCCCGTTATTTTTTTGACAGCTAGGAACACCGAGATTGATAAAGTTTTGGGGCTTGAAATTGGCGCAGATGACTACATTGTAAAACCATTTAGTCCTAGAGAACTTTTGGCAAGGATACGTGCAATTTTAAGACGATCCACTCCCACTCAAACAAAAAATTTAGAAGATCAAAAACTGAGAATTTCGTTGGATAAAAAGTTAGTTTATTTCAATGGTTATAACTTAAATTTATCTCCTTATGAATACAAAACCATGGAACTGTTTTTTAAATGGCCAGGAAGAATTTTCACAAGAGAAGAAATTATGGACAGTGTTTGGACGGAACCAGAAGATAGTTTCGACCGCGCTGTCGATACTGTGATTAAAAACATCCGTGCTAGGTTCAAAGAAATAGAACCAGACTTTGACCCTATTGAAACAAGGCGTGGACAAGGGTATGGATTGAAGGAAAAAATATGA
- a CDS encoding gamma-glutamyltransferase family protein gives MFRFIKIFLYLFCFLFFFQCLGSRRPIVPSYVDPQGSLRDAVVGKKYMVSTGNPLATKAAIKVLEDGGNAVDAAVAALLVLNVTNGEAASFPSVAPTLVYDQKFGQVKSYIGAGTAPQKANIKWFKENGYDVMPKNSILAQLLPASPDVIVRLLQDHGSKSFSELVKPAIVVAEEGFPANRILVKNLDLPLYKRLGFTILMPYNSEVYLEKKWWYGIREGELTKRLDLAKTWKSMADEEKKSLKKGNTRKQALESVRDYFYKGPIADAIVNLHTDKGGLFTKEDLANYSGGWEKPILGEYGEYQILSNQTWTQGPVVPMVLQLLDGVNLKSMGHNSPEYIHTVSQAIELVVADRERYFGDPKFVDVPIDGLLSKKYATMRRKLLQKEAFGATPPSGNPWLFSSKKPVSLPMSPNEVKDVSLGEIKYGKDTTYLSIIDASGNAVSLTPSDFPQSPMVPGTGLTLGIRMTQFRLDPNHPSALAPGKRPRITPNPGMVLKNGKLWMSFGTPGGDVQSQAMIQFFLNVIVFGMDPQKAVEAPRFRSVNWPDSFSPHVYRPGGIELEETLYERVSDSLKEKGYKVYKKGHLDNDLGSVCAVLNDSKNKKLIGVADPREESWAEGK, from the coding sequence ATGTTCCGGTTCATTAAAATATTTTTGTATCTATTTTGTTTTCTTTTTTTCTTTCAATGTTTAGGAAGTCGCCGACCCATTGTTCCGTCCTATGTTGATCCACAAGGAAGTTTGCGAGATGCAGTAGTTGGTAAAAAATATATGGTTTCGACTGGAAACCCATTGGCAACCAAAGCCGCCATCAAAGTTTTGGAGGATGGTGGGAATGCCGTTGATGCGGCAGTAGCCGCATTGCTTGTGTTAAATGTAACAAATGGTGAAGCGGCCAGTTTTCCATCCGTTGCTCCTACCTTGGTGTATGATCAAAAATTTGGACAAGTCAAAAGTTATATTGGAGCTGGTACGGCTCCCCAAAAGGCCAACATCAAATGGTTTAAAGAAAATGGTTATGACGTGATGCCAAAAAATTCTATCTTGGCTCAGTTGTTGCCAGCCTCTCCAGATGTCATCGTAAGACTGTTACAAGATCATGGATCAAAATCTTTTTCTGAGTTAGTAAAACCGGCAATTGTCGTTGCGGAAGAAGGATTCCCTGCCAACCGAATTCTCGTTAAAAACTTAGATTTACCATTATACAAAAGATTGGGTTTTACAATCCTTATGCCTTATAATTCCGAAGTGTATCTTGAAAAAAAATGGTGGTATGGAATTCGAGAAGGAGAGTTAACTAAACGATTGGACCTTGCAAAAACTTGGAAGTCCATGGCAGATGAAGAAAAAAAATCTCTCAAAAAAGGAAACACCAGAAAACAAGCGTTAGAATCTGTAAGGGATTATTTCTATAAAGGGCCAATTGCTGACGCTATTGTCAATTTACATACCGACAAAGGTGGACTTTTTACAAAAGAAGATTTGGCAAATTATTCAGGTGGTTGGGAAAAACCAATTTTGGGAGAGTATGGAGAATATCAAATTTTATCTAACCAAACCTGGACCCAAGGACCTGTTGTTCCGATGGTTTTGCAACTGTTAGATGGTGTGAACTTAAAATCGATGGGCCATAATTCTCCTGAATACATTCATACAGTATCACAAGCAATCGAACTTGTAGTTGCAGATAGAGAAAGATATTTTGGAGATCCAAAATTTGTGGATGTTCCAATCGACGGGTTACTTTCAAAAAAATATGCAACGATGAGACGAAAATTGTTACAGAAGGAGGCTTTTGGTGCCACTCCTCCAAGTGGAAACCCTTGGTTGTTTTCCTCTAAAAAACCTGTTTCTTTGCCAATGTCACCTAACGAAGTAAAAGATGTTTCTCTGGGAGAAATTAAGTATGGAAAAGACACAACTTATTTGAGTATCATCGATGCTTCTGGCAATGCTGTTTCTCTCACCCCAAGTGATTTTCCTCAATCTCCGATGGTACCTGGAACGGGACTAACACTGGGTATACGGATGACTCAATTTCGTTTAGATCCCAATCATCCTTCTGCCTTAGCCCCTGGCAAACGACCAAGGATCACTCCCAACCCAGGAATGGTTTTGAAAAATGGAAAGTTGTGGATGAGTTTTGGGACTCCAGGGGGAGATGTACAAAGCCAAGCTATGATCCAATTCTTTTTGAATGTAATTGTTTTTGGGATGGATCCACAAAAGGCGGTGGAAGCACCTAGATTTCGTTCGGTGAATTGGCCAGATAGTTTTTCTCCTCACGTTTACCGTCCAGGTGGAATTGAGTTAGAAGAAACTTTGTATGAAAGAGTTTCTGATTCGCTGAAAGAAAAAGGATATAAGGTTTACAAAAAAGGTCATTTGGATAATGACTTAGGATCCGTATGTGCTGTGTTAAATGATAGTAAAAACAAAAAACTCATTGGGGTGGCCGACCCAAGAGAAGAGTCCTGGGCAGAAGGTAAATAG
- a CDS encoding methyl-accepting chemotaxis protein encodes MQRNSIKFILLLSGASILFIISCLVGTVAYYFGQKKIQEAYIGQMQGTVAIVGQSINDFFQSHVNVIKTVANDQRTIASIKTGKPLAQSYYKELTDLYKVYENIYTHTYDNDPRVVTDATGQAIGWKMKPEDMDPDELKAGKEKRYFIGKPLLNPLTNNPVSTITYPVYDNGKLIGNSGIALSLTDLTDLVINKIKIGRDGYVVVSTTGGLLIALKDKSQILKYDLSKDESGARMLALKTGEVLEFDYLEKAHIAVSYPLKEWGVTILAIQPKEEIKEALFDLMITIVISSIFIALVSIWLLYVLLSKRLNPLEDVSHIFKSMSEGDLTSSIKVVYDDEIGRMGQGLNTFIASLRKSFEEIQRITMELASASEQLTSSSNNFATGAQSTAASSEEMSATIEEMSAGMDYIAASTERQFGNFANFHSKIRELSESIRKIGSEIESTLKLAESISDQAKKGEESIQGMSQMIENILHSSGEMTAIIQIINEISDQTQLLALNAAIEAARAGEAGRGFAVVADEISKLSEKTASSIKSIGNMITKNNRELDSGANAIRSSAAMLHNIIQNVETVSEAMNKLYSVTSAQESIKREVDEGAEQMGQDAETIKLSTNEQKRAVREISEVIIQINEHTLSTASGSEEMSSSAQNLASTAEILKGITDRFKL; translated from the coding sequence ATGCAACGCAATTCTATTAAATTCATTTTACTCTTAAGTGGTGCTTCCATACTTTTCATCATCAGTTGTCTGGTTGGAACTGTTGCCTATTACTTCGGGCAGAAAAAAATTCAAGAGGCTTATATCGGACAAATGCAAGGGACTGTTGCCATTGTTGGCCAATCCATCAATGATTTTTTTCAAAGTCACGTCAATGTGATTAAGACTGTTGCGAATGACCAAAGAACGATAGCGTCTATCAAAACGGGAAAACCTCTTGCACAATCATATTACAAAGAGCTTACCGACCTCTACAAAGTTTACGAAAATATTTATACTCACACTTATGATAATGATCCTCGTGTCGTAACTGATGCTACTGGCCAAGCAATCGGATGGAAAATGAAACCTGAGGATATGGATCCTGACGAACTCAAAGCTGGTAAAGAAAAAAGATATTTCATTGGGAAACCGCTTTTAAATCCCCTAACAAACAATCCAGTCTCAACAATTACGTACCCGGTGTATGATAATGGAAAGTTAATTGGAAATTCAGGAATTGCACTTTCATTAACCGATCTAACGGATTTAGTAATTAATAAAATTAAAATTGGTCGTGATGGTTATGTGGTAGTTTCCACAACGGGAGGGCTCTTAATTGCTTTGAAGGATAAATCTCAGATATTAAAGTATGATTTGTCAAAAGATGAATCAGGCGCACGTATGTTAGCTTTGAAAACGGGTGAAGTACTTGAATTTGATTATTTAGAAAAAGCACATATTGCTGTCAGTTATCCATTAAAAGAGTGGGGAGTGACTATACTTGCCATCCAACCAAAAGAAGAAATCAAAGAAGCTCTATTTGATTTAATGATCACCATAGTGATTTCTTCTATTTTCATTGCTTTGGTGTCTATTTGGCTTTTGTATGTATTGCTTAGCAAACGTTTGAACCCACTGGAAGATGTAAGTCATATATTCAAATCCATGTCGGAGGGAGATTTAACTTCTTCCATTAAAGTTGTATATGATGATGAAATTGGGCGGATGGGCCAAGGGCTTAATACTTTCATTGCAAGTTTAAGAAAATCATTTGAAGAAATCCAAAGGATAACGATGGAATTGGCTTCCGCATCAGAACAACTTACTTCTTCTTCAAATAATTTTGCAACAGGAGCGCAGTCAACAGCCGCATCTTCAGAAGAAATGTCTGCAACGATTGAAGAGATGTCTGCTGGTATGGATTATATCGCTGCCTCTACCGAAAGACAGTTTGGAAATTTTGCAAACTTCCATTCTAAAATTCGCGAATTGTCGGAAAGTATCCGTAAAATTGGTTCTGAAATTGAAAGCACTTTAAAACTAGCTGAATCGATTTCTGATCAGGCCAAAAAAGGAGAAGAGTCCATCCAAGGGATGAGCCAAATGATTGAAAACATCCTCCATTCTTCTGGAGAGATGACGGCCATCATTCAGATCATTAATGAGATTTCAGACCAAACACAACTCTTAGCATTGAATGCTGCCATTGAAGCAGCAAGAGCAGGTGAGGCCGGAAGGGGATTTGCTGTCGTTGCCGATGAAATTTCAAAACTTTCCGAAAAAACAGCTTCATCCATTAAATCCATTGGAAACATGATTACAAAAAACAATCGGGAATTGGACTCGGGTGCTAATGCCATTCGTTCTTCGGCAGCCATGTTACATAATATCATTCAAAATGTGGAAACAGTGAGTGAAGCAATGAACAAACTGTATTCAGTCACATCCGCACAAGAATCCATCAAACGAGAAGTAGATGAAGGTGCTGAACAAATGGGGCAAGATGCGGAGACAATCAAACTCTCCACGAACGAACAGAAAAGAGCAGTGAGAGAAATCTCTGAAGTGATCATCCAGATCAACGAACACACGTTAAGTACAGCTTCTGGATCAGAGGAAATGTCTTCCTCTGCACAAAATTTAGCATCCACTGCAGAGATTTTAAAAGGGATTACCGATCGGTTTAAGTTATAA
- a CDS encoding DUF4349 domain-containing protein, translating to MIFISFAFLLQCGKESNGETSAPAEEMRSIDMPMEKKMAPGSSGSQEAVEPPSVENQLGQVFVPIQNTSERLLEYQVQLSYQTHDLIKTRKDILGFITKYGYIESSSAVNTDAPYMSLRIHIRSEKLYEALIELDTYGVLLSEDIATVDHTEGMVWQKVKSNREKIRLTRRTSANNQTSANSKNWQAIEEALTDSENNLDHAEHEIWKIKDKVKWATLSINFSSPIPPDKIQVPTYRNAFVGILNVFLELTYYLIWMIPFLLVAVVIYFPIKKIYKKFQK from the coding sequence ATGATCTTCATTTCTTTTGCCTTTCTTTTACAGTGTGGCAAGGAATCTAACGGGGAAACTTCTGCACCAGCGGAAGAAATGCGTTCTATTGACATGCCGATGGAGAAAAAAATGGCTCCTGGTTCTTCAGGTTCGCAAGAAGCCGTAGAACCACCGTCAGTTGAAAACCAACTCGGACAGGTATTTGTTCCCATCCAAAACACCTCAGAGCGATTACTCGAATACCAAGTTCAATTAAGTTACCAAACTCATGATTTGATTAAAACTAGGAAAGATATTCTTGGTTTCATTACAAAGTACGGTTATATTGAAAGTAGTTCCGCTGTCAATACGGACGCACCTTATATGAGTTTACGAATTCATATAAGGTCTGAAAAATTATATGAGGCTTTGATTGAATTAGATACGTATGGAGTGTTACTCAGTGAAGATATAGCAACTGTGGACCATACAGAAGGAATGGTTTGGCAAAAAGTAAAATCAAACCGTGAAAAAATTCGTTTAACACGACGAACGAGTGCAAACAATCAAACTTCAGCTAATTCAAAAAATTGGCAGGCGATTGAGGAAGCTCTAACGGATAGTGAAAACAATTTGGATCATGCAGAACACGAAATTTGGAAAATAAAGGACAAAGTTAAATGGGCCACGTTGAGCATCAATTTTTCGAGTCCGATTCCTCCAGATAAAATTCAAGTTCCTACATATAGAAATGCTTTTGTTGGGATTTTGAACGTATTTTTAGAATTAACCTACTATTTGATTTGGATGATTCCCTTTCTTTTGGTGGCAGTGGTTATCTATTTTCCCATAAAAAAAATTTACAAAAAGTTCCAGAAGTAA
- a CDS encoding U32 family peptidase C-terminal domain-containing protein has protein sequence MRKIPELLLPAGNLEKLEIAYLYGADAAYCGVPRFSLRARENDFTMENLEKGVALARQLGKKIYFTVNNIPRNSKLPSYPKYLDQMAVLKPDALIMADPGLILITKESHPEIDIHISVQTNTMNYAAVKFWKKFGATRVILSREVSISEIAEIKNQVPDMEIEVFVHGSICIAHSGRCFMSNYFKKRDANQGSCNNACRDLYKVFVTNPKQNDEPMELITDEEGTFLMNSKDLRAIEFLQELCDAGVDSLKVEGRTKNDYYVGMVARSYRNTLDNIARGEGFDRKWLEELDKVSSRKYFSGFLSRGMEDKIPEEERDFQNNEFGTSLQMSQKYAGLVKEYKPDTKRIVIEVKNKIQKGDLMEVITAIDSNPTTFTVDQIFYKQNPVEVISGGMGTVELEVPFAIPSKSFLSKKI, from the coding sequence ATGAGAAAAATTCCAGAATTATTACTACCTGCAGGAAATTTAGAAAAATTAGAAATTGCTTATCTTTATGGTGCGGATGCCGCTTATTGCGGAGTGCCTCGGTTTTCGCTGCGAGCCAGAGAAAATGATTTTACGATGGAAAATTTGGAAAAGGGAGTCGCACTCGCAAGGCAACTTGGTAAAAAAATTTATTTTACAGTCAATAACATTCCAAGGAATTCAAAACTGCCTTCTTATCCTAAGTATTTAGATCAAATGGCAGTTTTAAAACCAGATGCTTTGATCATGGCAGATCCAGGACTAATTCTCATCACAAAAGAATCTCATCCCGAAATTGACATTCATATATCGGTTCAAACTAACACGATGAATTATGCGGCTGTTAAATTTTGGAAAAAGTTTGGCGCCACTCGTGTGATACTTTCACGTGAAGTTTCTATTTCTGAAATTGCTGAAATTAAAAACCAAGTTCCTGATATGGAAATCGAAGTTTTTGTTCATGGGTCGATTTGTATTGCTCATAGTGGTCGTTGTTTTATGAGTAATTATTTTAAAAAACGAGATGCCAATCAAGGTTCTTGTAACAATGCATGTCGTGATTTGTATAAAGTGTTTGTCACAAATCCCAAACAGAACGATGAACCTATGGAACTCATTACTGATGAAGAAGGAACTTTTTTAATGAATTCGAAAGACTTACGTGCGATTGAATTTTTACAAGAGTTATGTGATGCTGGTGTTGATTCTTTGAAAGTAGAAGGTCGGACAAAAAATGATTATTATGTAGGAATGGTGGCTCGTAGTTACAGGAATACATTAGATAACATTGCACGAGGAGAAGGTTTTGATCGAAAGTGGTTAGAAGAATTGGATAAAGTTTCTTCTCGGAAATATTTTTCTGGTTTTTTAAGTCGTGGGATGGAAGACAAAATTCCTGAAGAGGAAAGGGACTTTCAAAACAATGAATTTGGTACTAGTTTGCAAATGAGCCAAAAGTATGCAGGTTTAGTAAAAGAATATAAACCGGATACAAAACGCATAGTGATTGAAGTTAAAAATAAAATCCAAAAAGGCGATTTGATGGAAGTCATCACTGCCATTGATTCTAACCCTACAACCTTCACAGTAGACCAAATTTTTTATAAACAAAATCCAGTAGAAGTGATTAGCGGTGGGATGGGAACAGTGGAGTTGGAAGTTCCTTTTGCCATTCCTTCGAAGTCGTTTTTAAGCAAAAAAATATAA
- a CDS encoding OmpP1/FadL family transporter produces MISSRIFISIFVLILILEPGFRETELQAFHGIMQPAFGARQAGMGGAFQAVGGSVLDLESNPSHLARVKKTKWELGSAIHLPTIEYNDEYIDPNPNRSYQNSTREHPRAILPYIGIIKPVTENISIGFALYAQGGGGGQFKNIKRQTPDGRTLNETFGINIPFIGESTKAVEDLNFRFMTMKSTFGAGYKKGNFAIGAGIDLVYGFMELKRTYQDETRSLTIPGGIRYQSDSAYTMGGKIGVSYELTENIRVAYSYTTRNFLPMDGTMKVDGYAPERSFGTRVSRYMIWPDKHVAGISYRTDKFIIDFDIKYIPWSESFNTSKFRLEDVWMRTPIGVETNTFQFNLNWKNQTILAVGFEYKWNERFMSRMGYSYGNNIIPASGVSPMLGASIEHHLAMGGSISWNDTSFHIACEYGFPKKTYGGKTSDWTLSHAVFSNKEIHPFQFSYNKQMSIFSIYIGMEQNI; encoded by the coding sequence ATGATTTCGAGTCGCATTTTCATATCTATTTTCGTTCTAATTCTAATCCTGGAGCCAGGCTTTCGGGAAACAGAACTCCAAGCCTTCCACGGGATCATGCAGCCAGCCTTTGGAGCAAGACAAGCAGGGATGGGGGGAGCCTTCCAAGCAGTCGGGGGATCGGTTTTGGATTTGGAATCCAACCCTTCTCACCTAGCAAGGGTTAAAAAGACCAAATGGGAGTTAGGTTCTGCCATTCATCTCCCAACCATCGAATACAATGATGAATACATCGATCCAAATCCCAACCGTTCATACCAAAATTCTACCAGAGAACATCCAAGGGCCATTCTACCATACATTGGCATTATCAAACCGGTAACAGAAAATATCAGTATTGGATTTGCTCTCTACGCACAAGGAGGTGGTGGTGGACAATTCAAAAATATAAAACGGCAGACACCTGATGGACGAACACTAAATGAAACCTTTGGAATCAATATTCCCTTCATCGGAGAAAGCACAAAAGCAGTTGAAGATTTAAATTTTAGATTTATGACCATGAAATCTACGTTTGGTGCCGGTTACAAAAAAGGAAACTTTGCGATAGGAGCAGGAATTGATCTTGTTTATGGGTTTATGGAATTAAAAAGAACCTACCAAGATGAAACCAGAAGCCTTACCATTCCTGGTGGAATTCGTTACCAAAGTGATTCTGCATATACAATGGGAGGAAAAATTGGCGTCTCCTATGAATTAACAGAAAACATACGAGTGGCTTATTCCTATACAACCAGAAATTTTTTACCAATGGATGGAACCATGAAAGTTGATGGTTATGCGCCAGAACGATCCTTTGGAACCAGAGTATCTCGTTATATGATTTGGCCTGACAAACATGTAGCGGGGATCTCCTACCGCACCGATAAGTTTATCATCGATTTTGATATCAAATATATCCCTTGGTCAGAGAGTTTTAACACAAGTAAGTTTCGATTGGAAGATGTTTGGATGAGAACACCAATTGGAGTTGAAACCAATACATTCCAATTCAACTTGAATTGGAAAAACCAAACCATATTGGCAGTTGGATTTGAATACAAATGGAACGAACGATTTATGAGCCGAATGGGATATAGTTATGGTAATAATATCATTCCGGCAAGTGGGGTGAGTCCGATGTTGGGGGCAAGTATCGAACACCATCTTGCAATGGGAGGAAGTATTTCTTGGAATGATACTTCGTTTCATATTGCTTGTGAGTATGGATTTCCTAAAAAAACTTATGGTGGAAAAACTTCCGACTGGACTTTATCACATGCCGTTTTTTCTAATAAAGAAATTCATCCATTCCAATTTTCTTATAATAAACAAATGAGTATTTTTAGCATTTATATCGGAATGGAACAAAACATATAA